The window CACGCTCGAACTCGGCCCGAACAACTGCGCCGCGAGTCAAGATGCACTCACGAGCGACGACTGATCCGATCGTGAGACACGCCATCCGGTCCGTGACGCGTGCTCGGTCCCTGCCCGTGACTCGCAGCGACCCGTCGCCGAGCGCAAGGCGGGGTGATCGGCGATGATCGATGCCGCCGTCGCCGAACTGCTCGGTCACGGGACCGTCGACGCGCTGTTCCCGAACGGCGTTTCGCGGTACGCGATAGGCGGGCTGTTCGTCGGACTCGGAACCGCGCTGATCTACCTCGGCACAGGGATCACGGCGGGCGCGAGCACGTTCCTCGAGTCGACGCTGTCGTACGTGTCGGGACAGTCGCGGTTCGCGCAGTACGTCTCCTCACGGGACTGGCGGCTCGTGTTCACCGCCGGCATCATCGGCGGTGCCGCGGTGTACGCGCTGATCTATCAGGGCGATCCGTGGTCGCTCGCGGGGAGCGGCTGGACGACGCAGGTCTCGCCGTGGCGGCTGTTCGTCGGCGGGATCCTCGTCGGGATCGGCACCCGCGTCGGGAAGGGGTGTACCTCCGGTCACGGGATCTGCGGCGTCGGGTCCGTCTCACGGACCTCGCTCGCCGGCGTGGCCACGTTCCTCGTCGTCGCTATCGTGACGGCGAACGTCGTCTCGGCGCTGGGGGTGGGACTGTGAGCCGACATCCCCTGTTCATGCCGCTGGTGCTCGTCGGAGGCCTGATCTTCGGGTTCGGGCTCGGATACAGCCACATGGCCCGTCCGGAGGTCGTCCTTGACTTCCTAACGTTCACCGACTTCGGGCTGTTGTTCGTGATGTTCGGCGGCTCGATAGTCGCCGGACTCGCGTTCTGGACGATGCCGAAACTCCGCTCGTCGGCACCGCTCACGGGTCGCGCCTACGGCCGCCGGCTGAAGTCGTTCGATAGGAACGTCCTCGTCGGCGGGTCGATCTTCGGCGTCGGCTGGGGGCTCTCCGGGATCTGTCCCGGGGCGGCGTACGCGAGTCTCGGCGTCGGCAACTGGCCGATCCTCTACGCCATCGCCGGGATGTTCATCGGGGCGTACGCCCAAGGCGTCTGGCGAAGCCGGGACACGCCGGGCGCGGCCGGAGCGGCCCCGAGCGACGACTGACCGGCACCCGCCATGCCGCACGACTCACCGCTCCCGTCGACCGAGCGCGTCGTCGACATCGCGACGGATCTGATCGCGATCGACACGCAAAACCCGCCGGGCGACGTCCGCGCGATCGTCGATTACGTCGAGGAGTTGTTAGCGGCGGCCGGCTTCGACACCGAGCGCACCGTGACCGATCCGGCGAAGCCGAACGTGCTCGCGACGCTGTCCGGCGACGGCGACCGAACGCTCCTGTACAACGGTCACGTCGATACCGTTCCGTTCGAGGCCGGCGCGTGGACGCGCGATCCGCTCGGCGAACGGGACGGAGAACGCCTGTACGGTCGCGGTGCGACGGACATGAAGGGACCGCT is drawn from Halorubrum sp. BV1 and contains these coding sequences:
- a CDS encoding YeeE/YedE family protein; the protein is MIDAAVAELLGHGTVDALFPNGVSRYAIGGLFVGLGTALIYLGTGITAGASTFLESTLSYVSGQSRFAQYVSSRDWRLVFTAGIIGGAAVYALIYQGDPWSLAGSGWTTQVSPWRLFVGGILVGIGTRVGKGCTSGHGICGVGSVSRTSLAGVATFLVVAIVTANVVSALGVGL
- a CDS encoding YeeE/YedE family protein, with protein sequence MPLVLVGGLIFGFGLGYSHMARPEVVLDFLTFTDFGLLFVMFGGSIVAGLAFWTMPKLRSSAPLTGRAYGRRLKSFDRNVLVGGSIFGVGWGLSGICPGAAYASLGVGNWPILYAIAGMFIGAYAQGVWRSRDTPGAAGAAPSDD